In Girardinichthys multiradiatus isolate DD_20200921_A chromosome 10, DD_fGirMul_XY1, whole genome shotgun sequence, the sequence ATTTTGTGACCGAGTTGCCCATCTCTAAACGTATGACGGTCATCCTCACAATAGTGGACCGTTTTTCTAAGTCCTGCCACCTTGTACCTTTAAAGAAACTTCCATCTGCTTTTCAGACTGCTCAGCTGTTAGTACAACATGTTTTTTGCTTACATGGCATTCCTCAGGACATTCTGTCTGATCGTGGCCCTCGGTTTGTTTCtcgtgtttggaaacagttttgtttagctctgGGAGACCTCCATGACCTCTGGGTatcacccccaatctaatggacagaccgAATGTATGAACCAGCAGGTAGAGTCCATTCTCAGGTGCATGACTGCCACAGAACCCTTAGATTGGAGTATTTATCTCCCCTGGGTAGAATATGCCATAAATTCACAGATTTCTTCAGCTACTGGCCTTTCACCATTTGAGGTCTCCATCAGCTACCAACCACCACTATTTCCTACTGATGAGAAGGACATAGCTGTTGCCTCCGTTGGCCACCACATTCGCCGCTGTAAGCGGATCTGGGGAACAGCTTCCAAAGCTCTTCTTTGCACTGTGAACCAAAACAAGAAGTATGCTGACCGAAGACTGCGGCCTGCTCCGGTGTACCGTCCAGGCCagaaggtttggttgtcctctCGGGACATACCGTTAAAGGCTATGTCCAAGAAACTGTCTCCTCGCTTCATTGGTCCCTACACTATTGACTCTGTCATCAGTCCCTCTGCTCTTCGTCTTTGTCTGCCTTCTAGCCTACATATTCATCCTGTGTTTCACGTCTCTCAGATCAAGCCCTTCATTTCCAGTGCTTCTATATCTCAAGCCACAATTATCCTTGCCCTGACTTTGCTTTGTCTTTGCCTTCTTTCTACCTTGCAGGATATTGCCTGAACCtgacttcatcctcagcatcaAACACTGTTTTGGTTGTTGACTTCTGGAGAAAAACTCTCCAGCttcatgaacaaagactcaagcctcctgtTACTTCATTGGATTAAAtcggctggcagcctcctgattccttcgttccTTGGACCACCTccagcgaaccctgtccaccctccttcaTCCACAGCACCTTCACCAGAAACTCCTGATCCACTGACGTCCCTTGCATTCCAGTATTCACCATCTCCATCACCATCTCCAGTCACACGGGTACACAACCTCTTGGTCTCTCCACCCCCTCTGGTGGATCTCTCCTTCATCCCAGTGAGGTAAAATCATTGTTTACAACATTAATCTTGAATTTTCCCCTGCTTACCATTCTACTTATTTTACAGTTGCATCCCGGTTCCAGTCCCCTGCATTCCTCAgtattattgtaaataaaatccttgccgtcaaactctgtctcctgattgctttctgcatgtgggtcaaagctgttaaaaacaatatgacagtTTAAAACTCTACTGCTCCTCCTTAGCTCTCCAATTGTCCTCTGTATTTTATAGCATCTCCCCTTTTACTTATTTAtccttaatatttattttaactgcaCAAAATTCTTGATTAGAGAGAGTTGTAACAGCTTCAGTTCCACCATTTAGAGAACAGACATTGGTCCTGAAAGCTGGTGAGTTTTTATTGAGGAAAAAAAGATTCAGAGGaaagaaaggtttttttttggggggtttttttgACCAAAGGTAAACTTTGTTTTGTACTTGTACAATTACTGCTAGAATCATGCGACTAATGTCGGATATAAATGTAGCTTTTCAAGAAAAATGTGGTGCATTTTTGCTCAACCAATGTCAAAGCACCATGCTAATACAGCTAGCGATGCAATGGCTGACATAAGATGTAGTATGTTACAACCCGCCCCAGAAACGTCTAAGTGATACAACCCTTcccttaaatataaaaatgcaaaaaaggatTTTAGCACTATAAGCAGTGGAAAACAAATACAGAGAGAAATGTGcctgctgattttatttttgacacGTGGTCTCTGTAATGCACCTGCAATATTCCAGCACATGATGGAGCTGTTGCTCAGAGGACATCCATTGAGAGTGTGCACGGTGTATCGTGATGATGTATAGCCCCACCTTTGATGAccatctttcctttttttaaaaaagtcCTGTCGTGGCGTTTCAAGACAATATCCTAATTGCatgataaactttattaattccagaaTAAATCCAGCGTCAAAataggcaggccacattgatgttaGTAATCTGTGTTTATATGACCTTGAACCATTTTGAGCAATCCGTGTGTTAGTGTGGTAgtgtttgaatgtgtgtgtgtgtgtgtgtgtgtgtgtgtgtgtgtgtgtgtgtgtgagagagtgtgtgtgtgtgactgggaCATTTTTCACATAGAACTGTACATTTATAAGGGTGGCAAAAATAGTAGAAGGCGTGCAATCCACAGCACCTAAGAGCAGCAGGTAGACCTGGCTCCGGAAGGCCACAGCAGTCCAGGCAGCCAGACATAAAGCATCACCACAGAAGTAGGCCACCAGCAaggcacaggagcagcagccccTAACCAAAGAGGCACATATTGAGATGCAGGGCACCGAATGCGCCCGACCCAGTCACACCGCCACTCCCAGCTGTGCAGGCCAAGCCTTAGAACCAGTCCCCTTGGTGGCCCAGGGCCCTCACCAACCCCCAGTAGCAAAACCAAGCATCATGCAAGGGAGACCCTGAAGAGCCCCCAAACGGTCAGGCAAGCACCAGCTCACAGCAGTAGTCGGAACCTGGAGGGACCAAGGTAGAAAGAACACAATGTATTTCACCTTGGGGTGCCAGTCCCCAAGAGGTCTAGAGGGAGGGACACCCACCCATCGGAGCTTATCACAGCCCCTGTGGCCCTCGACCAGTCTCTGGGAGCCATAATCCACCAGGCGGGGCCCACCACTCTGGGATGTGGCCCAAGCACCCATACAGACAACAGCTTACAGCTGGATCCCTGGACCACAGAAAAGGTCAGAACCTGGTCCACCCCACAGAATCCAACAGAAGTGAGACCATTTGTGGGCCTATGTTCCTACTACTGGCGCTTTGTTAAGGACTTTGCCCAGCGTGCAGCCCCACTGCATCACCTCACTAGCAAAGACATACTTTTTACACTCTTAAAAGGAGTCCTGTGGTCTGTACCTAAAGGGAATGactttaacttttcttttaagGTGTAAACTGATGCTTCCAATGAAGCAGTGAGGAATGTCTTGGTTCAAGACTGGGAAGGACTAGAGAGAGTGGTAGCATCTGCTAGCCAAATGCTTACTGTTAGTTAAATAGCTGATCATTACAGATCAGtgcaaaataagacacaagatgaaccaagtaagtttgacttgcaagggtgagagcCAGTCCTCTGCTAAACAGTGACTTCCTTCTGACACATGTTGAGAAGTCCTTTCACCagtcttttatttacaactcacattcttacaagtAAAAAGTGGGAATTGGTTGAGCCAATTCctacagagatttcaacataaaaagtagtcattcccatatatggtatgagcatgtcatgtccagagtgtgatccactccagaccgcatcCCTTAACTTTCCACTCCCTTttacacactaaaaaacaatcacaggaatcatcttagagtagaacttaaaacataaaccttgtttaaactaaacaatgataatttttataaatttttccaACACTTACCTTCTCAGAAAGGCGGTGGTCCACATCTGACCGAGAGCTTTGGGCTGTAATGTGGGCCATACATCAATTTAGACACTGCGTTGGATCAGCTGCCTTCGCCATTATAATTGATTACAAGCCTCTGTGTCTATTGATAAGGATCCCACTAGACACAGAACAAGATGGATATTGGAATTACAACTTGACAATACGACACAAAGATGGACAACAGCATACTTATGCTGATTCGCTCTCATGGCGCCCTCAGAACCCAGAGCCTAGTGTGATAGGTATTACCACACAGGATGCAACCATACAAGGGAATGTCATCAACTTGAACAGAGAGCCAAGTGTTCCCACAGTTAACCCTTAGACCTCTGAACACCAAAAGATTCctcaggcctttaaaactcccagcctggttcatcactcaaaaccccaatcatgggtaagactgccgacctgactgctgtccagaaggccactattgacaccctcaagcaagagggtaagacacagaaagaaatttctgaacaaataggctgttcccagagtgctgtatcaaggcacctcagtgggaagtctgtgggaaggaaaaagtgtggtagaaaacgctgcacaacgagaagaggtgaccggaccctgaggaagattgtggagaagggctgattccagaccttgggggacctgcggaagcagtggactgagtctggagtagaaacatccagagccaccgtgcacaggcgtgtgcaggaaatgggctacaggtgccgcatttcccagacctgggctacagagaagcagcactggactgttgctcagtggtccaaagtacttttttcggatgaaagcaaattctgcatgtcattcagaaatcaaggtgccagagtctggaggaagactggggagaaggaaatgccaaaatgccagacgtccagtgtcaagtacccacagtcagtgatggtctggggtgccgtgtcagctgctggtgttggtccactgtgttttatcaagggcagggtcaatgcagctagcaatcaggagattttggagcacttcatgcttccatctgctgaaaagctttatggagatgaagatttcatttttcagcacgacctggcacctgctcacagtgccaaaaccactggtaaatggtttactgaccatggtatcactgtgctcaattggcctgccaactctcctgacctgaaccccatagagaatctgtgggatattgtgaagagaacgttgagagactcaagacccaacactctggatgagctaaaggccgctatcgaagcatcctgggcctccataagacctcagcagtgccacaggctgattgcctccatgccacgccgcattgaagcagtcatttctgcaaaagaaccCATAGAGGAGCATTGCATGGAGGCTGTCAGTGAGGCATGTGATTCATCCTTAATACATGTTCTCTCACTGGATTGAATGGAGTTGAGGGAGCGGCAGCATGCCAGTCCTGACATTAATCAGGTGTTAGACTGGATTGAGAGGAGCAGTTATCAACCATCTAAGCATGGGACGAGAGGCAGTTCCTGATGGCTTTGAAAATTATGGACTGATTATCCCCACATCTCTGTTACCATTGGACTACTCTGCAGGGCAGTGAACTCTCCCCTCACCGAGGATGCCCTCTGTTAGGATGTCATTCCCTCCTCACCTGTCTCTGATGTTCTGCAGCATCTGCTTGTTCTCAGTGAACAAGTATGGGAATGTGCAAGGAAAACTTGCTATAGGCCCTTAATGTCGAAAGATATTCATCGGTGTTGTGAGCAGTGCATCCCATGTCAAGCCAGTCAGCCATTGCCAATGAATGGCCACTGACATTGTGAGTTAGTCCAAAGGTTATGTCAGAGGAGCCATGTGACGCCTACCACTAGAGACACAAGGACTGTTTGCATTACAGGCACGGCAGACTGGCTCTCGTTCTGGAAGGAGAGTGAAACAACCAGTTCATTTTAAGGACTGTTACATTTCGTTAGTTAAacaaaaagaatataaaatattagaTTCAATTTATCTCAGTGCAAAATATTGTGACCTCAGAGTCATTCATGATTGGTGAGGATACACTTGAGAGTTTTGTCCTCATTGATTCTGAAATTTCTCAATGAAACAACCTCCAATATAAAGGATCAGAACAAACTTTCTGTACTGGTATTACTTTGATAATGTTGACAACGCCATCCAACGAGACTCAGAGAGGTTGGACCTTCTGGAACTGCCCTGACGTGGTTCAACTGAGAAACAGAAGATTCTTTGTAAATATAGGAAACTGTCCGTCAGAATGTTAGGATCTAAGCTAGTGTTCCACAATGCTCAATTTAAAGTCCTGCTGTTTTTGTGCTTTATATACTGCCAAAAGcatgatgtttttttatgtaaatttctttcctttttgtcaaataaaattacaaataaataggATTGAATCGGATTGGTAATTTCTGAATTTTGCACATCCTTCTAAGGATGAGCATTAAaagttgacaaaatgtgagtCTCATCTGGACAGGGTCCTGAACAAGGGCATGGCTCCTGCACCAACCAATGACTGGATAAGTTAActgtcatcagtcagtcattttctaccgcttcttccatagtgggttgcgggaaagctggtacctatctccagcagtctatgggtgggaggcagggtacaccctgtccagggtgtacacacagaaacacacaggacaaacaaccatgcacacattcatacatgcctaagggcaatttagagatgTAGGACCATTCTCCCTTACCGATAATGAAGTGTGGAACTCTGTAGGAAGTTTGGTCAGCCAGATTTAGCTGCTTGGTGACATCTAGTGGAAGCTGCAGGAGACTGCCTGTAAATGTGAACTTTGCATCATATGCAGGGTTCATGAAAGGAACCACATCCTGAGGGGGATCTGGAAAACCTCAGTATTACCTCAAATATCCCTAAATCTGTAATCCAGTTATATGATGCTGTTCCTTTAAAGACATTTTACAtggattaaattaaacaaagaaaacactgaACCAAAACTCAGGTTTATGGATTACATTGTGTTAATATTCATTCAGCtacttaatattatttaattattggttatttggagaaaaaaataaaaggaaagttttaaatcTAGAGGGTTAAACAGATTTATTAGATGGAAACCTGACAGATATTGTCTTTCATCTTTCTCACATAAAACACATCTCCTGAAAATTGGTGGAAGTCCATTCATACTTTTATTTCTTCTCAGCTTACACAGTTTATCCTGAAACCCCTATGTAGAATCTAAAATGTACAGATCCTACATATTCAGGATAATTAAtacaaactgaacacattcaaacaaattccttgtaatTCATCGTTTAATGAATGAAACCAAATCATAATTCAACAGCAAAGTATTTGTTctacataaacaaaaacagaaaatgttgttACATAAGTTTCTCAGTGCTGGATCTCACTTCACAAGTGAGATCAGGCCTTTAATTGCTGAATAAGGTCGTTGAGAGCCAAATCAGGTTGTTATTAACTGATTCGGGTCCTTGTCAAAAAAGCTCAGAAGTACCCAGTGGGGTTGCTCTTGTCACACATCTGGACGTGGATGTGCGAGGTGATTCCAGGGTAAACTGTCTGCATGGGCAACATGGTTCCGATCTTTTCACCCTTCTTCAGTGATCCGGAGGTTTTGTCTGGTCTGACGTAGAACAGCTTGAAGCAGAGACCTACAGGATATCAGAAGCACAGAATTAGAACCAGGATCCCTAACATGCTCAGGAATGAGTATGTGTGATAGACCTACCTGCTCCACTTAGGTTGATGCCATTATTGATGGCGGACTTGTTGGGGTCGGTGTAGACTGTGACTTTTCCGTGTAGTGTCACATCAAATGGAGCGTAGACGGTCGATCCATCGCTGCATACGATGTCCAGACCTTTGTGGAGTCTGCCTCCCCTGAAAGCAGCAAATGTCCAACAGTTAACAGCTACCTCAGGCATCCAAGGGTACATTCACAAAGCTGTTTTGGGGGACTTAATGTGTACAAACGTTAGTTTGCACATGCTTCTATTTCTGAATCCAGATGTAGAGGCAGATCACATTTGAGAAAGCATCTttgcagtatatatatatatatatatatatatatatatatatatatcaaatgttttagaaccactttctcatttaattgttttctctatgtttatgactatttacattatacgtagattctcactgaaggcatttagtacagtgaatgaacacataggcagttatgtagcaaacaaaaaattgtaaaagacctttaaatatgtttcataGATTACATTCCTTAAAGTAGACatccctttgctgtgatgactaaaatattaacctttggccatctctcaatgcacctctgggaagttctttcaagactcattggaaaaccatttcaggtaacCACCTCATGAAGTTCATGAAGAGAATAAGGTTGCAaaacagtaatcaaagcaaagggtggctattttgaagaatctaaaatataaaaatgtctacagttatttcacactttttgttttctacataATTCCAAGTGTGATTattagttttgttgcctttggtgagaatctacaatttaaatagtcatcctgccactttattaggtgcaCATTGCTAGTACTAGGTTGGACCCCATTTTGCCTTctgaactgccttaatccttagtggcatagattcaacaaggtactggaaacattcctcagagagttcggtccatattgacatgatagcatcacacagatgctgcagatttgtcggctgcacatccatgatgcaaatctccagTTCCTCCACATCCCAAAGCTGCTCTATTGGATTCATATCTAGTGACTTTGGAAGCCATTTGAGTCctgtgaactcattgtcatgttgaagaaaccagtctgagatggttcgtgctttatgacatggcacgttatcctgctggaagtaaccatcagaagatggttaCTTACATTTACTCAGGTAgactgtggcattgacacaatgctcagttggtgctaaggggcccaaagtgtgccaagaaaatatcccccacaccattacaccaccaccagcctgaaccgttgatacaaggcaggatggatccatgctttcatgttgttgatgccaaattctgaccctaacatctgaatgtcgcagcagaaatcgagactcatcagaccaggcaacgtttttccaatcttctattgtccaattttggtgaacctgtgtgagttgtagcctcagtttcctgttgttagctgacaggagtggcacccggtgtggtcttctgctgctgtagcccatccgcctcaagtttggacgtgttgtgcgttcagagatgatcttctgcatgccttggttgtaacgagtggttatttgagttactgttgcctttctatcagctcgaaccagtctggccattctcctctgaccactagcatcaacaaggcatttctgCTCATAAAACTGCCGCTCActagatattttctctttttcggaccattctctgtaaaccctagagatggaagagcgtgaaaatcccagtagattagcagtttctgaaatactcagaccagcctgtctggcaccaacaaccatccCACGATCAAAGTCACTgaaatcacctttcttcaccATCCTGATGCtctgtttgaactgcagcagatcatcttgaccatgtcaacatgcctaaatgcattgagttgctgccatgtgattggctaattagaaatttgcgttaacgagcagttggacaggtgtacccaaataaagtggctggtaagtgtatattgtatatatatatatacacagtacagactaaaagtttgaacacaccttctcattcaaagagttgtctttattttcatgactatgaatattgtagcttcacactgaaggcatcaaaactatgaattaacacatgtggaattatatactgaacaaaaaagtgtgaaacaactgaaaatatgtcttatattctaggttcttcaaagtagccaccttttgctttgattactgctccgcacactcttggcattctgttgatgagcttcaagaggtagtcacctgaaatggttttcacttcacaggtgtgccctgtcaggtttaataagtgggatttcaagccttataaatggggttgggaccatcagttgtgttgtgtaggaggtggatacagtacacagctgatactCCTACTGAAttgactgttagaatttgtattatggcaagaaaaaagcagctaagtaaagaaaaacgagtggccatcattactttaagaaatgaaggtcagtcagtccgaacagttgggaaaactctgaaagtgtccccaagtccagtcgcaaaaaccatcaagcgctacaaagaaactgactcacatgaggaccgccccaagaaaggaagaccaagagtcacctctgctgcggacgataagttaatccgagtcaccagcctcagaaatcgcaggttaacagcagctctgattagagaacaggtcaatgccacacagagttctagcagcagacacatctctagaacaattgttaagaggagactgtgtgaatcaggatCTTCGTGTTAAAATagttgctaggaaaccactgctgaggacaggcaacaagcagaagagacttgtttgggataaagaacacaaggaatggacattagacccgataatttagatttttctgtcTAACAACAAATCTAAATTATCAAGCCCTGCAATgggctggcgacctgtccagggtgtaccccgcctcctgcccatagactgctggagataggcaccagctcccccgtgacccattatggaagaagcgatagaaaatgactgactgactgatgtttcTATCTATTATCACACCTAAACATTTATATTCAAGAGATTTACCACAACTCCCTCTACCATATGTATGCTGACAACAAacaactatatatatatctctttatatgtatatatatatatatatatatatatatatatattttcttttttttttttttcactgtatcACTAGCCCACTACAGTGACTGATTCTGTCAAAACAGTAGTGTCCCCCCATACTTTcttactttattattattgtaattaataatcacaataataataaagttaaaaaaaaatccccaacGACCACTTTTGCATCTGCAGTGTTTGTGAATGAGGGGAGAGCAACTGCAACATGATGCCAAAGGTGCAAATTCCTCCTATCTGCTGGACCTAATGGGAATGTTTGCTCCAGCATCTATTTAGTGCTATCTGCTTTGTGACAACAGTgcagaaataaagcaaacagagaAAGCCACACACTGTAATCTTTGTCTTACCGACTCGCTCCATAGTTTCCTTGGCCAAAGGGATCTGATGTCCTCCTTCTATTGGTTGGGTTTCCATTACAGAGCTGACCAAACTTCACGCCATCACAGACCCACAACACAGCTGCAAACACAGAAACGTTTAGCTAGAGGATCTTAAGCAGTTTAGTTGAACATAGCTGAGGTTCTGCTGGATCAGCACCACTGTTAAGCTTCTCtaacagatgatacacttgggctcgtctttcagtgtttatccctgtctctcctagacatagctactgactgagattctactgtgactaactgtatgctCTCTTTAATCTTCTAGACTTGACAACTGgatcagagttcatctgcttagctgccTTTCTCTCCCAGATGAAGCCTTTAAAGGAGCTATAATCATTaatatttcacttttctttcctatagaaagtactcctggatcagcgcttctgtgttctttttgtgtctctgctctgttctctcaaacccccagttggtcgtggcagatggccgctcacactgagcctggttctgctggaggtttcttcctgtttaaagggagttttccACTCCACTACccgcatgctcagtatgagggattgctgcaaagtcaacgccagtgactgtccactgtctctacatgctcatccaggaggagtgaatgctgcaagtcactgactggatgcaatctgctgggtttcctttgatagaaaagcttttaaccaatttgaataataagctGAATCCTAATGCACCGTTTGATAGttgggattaattggaatgtatttacctgacttgaaatctgtatgattcaatttaattgactttgtaagGTGGCTTGATaagacgtgttgtgaattggcgctatataaaaaaatgaattgaattgaatcaactCCAGATTTTTGCCTGAACAGACCTGAAGAGCTAAAATCTGATGCTTGTTTAAAGGAAATAACTCAGCAGTGAAAGGGTTCCGCTGAATCATTTCAATCACTGCAATTTCGTCAatagtcttttttttctctgcaaaCAGATCCGGGCTGTACGTTCTCTGACGtgttcatttgatttttttaaaacggTAAAATATTGACTTTTTTACCTGTTTGCTGGTTTCAGTTAACACATtaaaatttgcatttcttttgtATCCAAACAACTAAAATTGAGACATGTTTACCAAAAAGAATGACAAACCGCAACAGCTTTTATCAGAAAATTTGTTTCTCACCCAGTAAAATGATGACCTGTCTCATGTTTGGATCTTGAGGTTTTGGATCCAGATGAAGAGCTTCTCTTTTTCGGCTGAGATTTTATAGGAGGAAGGCTGAACACAAACACTAGCAGAGGTTTTCAGTATTTCTCAACAGCAGAGAGAGTGTCTGTTGCAGCTCAAAGATTAGGTTGTTTGTGTTGCATCATTTTGTACAGAGTTTCCAGAATTTCATCAGAACTCAAAGCAATGAACTGtctactgttgctacatgcttgtataggaggagggattgctgcaaagttgtCACAAGATGTAGTCAGTTGGGTCTCCTTAGACAGAAACTATTTTCTAACTgacataataaactgaattgactttatatttctgtttaaaaactgGGACTGACTTGTTTTGTAAAGCTCCTTTAGAAGACATTTGATGTGACTCAGCGCTATTTAAAGAAGCTGAATCGAATGTATTTTCAGGTGGACAGGAATCAACTCTGGAAAACCCTAACCTTCTAAGCTTTATATCGCAAACTGTTTAATCA encodes:
- the lect2.1 gene encoding leukocyte cell derived chemotaxin 2, tandem duplicate 1 gives rise to the protein MRQVIILLAVLWVCDGVKFGQLCNGNPTNRRRTSDPFGQGNYGASRGGRLHKGLDIVCSDGSTVYAPFDVTLHGKVTVYTDPNKSAINNGINLSGAGLCFKLFYVRPDKTSGSLKKGEKIGTMLPMQTVYPGITSHIHVQMCDKSNPTGYF